A stretch of Actinomycetota bacterium DNA encodes these proteins:
- a CDS encoding methylmalonyl-CoA mutase gives MFMEDELEAIRKTREEWELTVLGPIMERWPERKEEFRTQSGHPVQRVYTPEDIAGKSYVRDISFPGWYPFTRGVFPTGYRANLWTRRLITGLATPEETNKRLKFLIEQGQTGLNIIYDNPTTNLLDSDNPLCEGEVGRDGVPTCTLRDMEVIMDGIDMEKVSTSIIHSGPFILSMYLALAEKRGVPFDRLRGTLQNDVLSQYYTVNMSVVSLRDGFRLSADVVEYCRKHVPRWNPISFVGYQIREAGSTAAQEIAFAIGSAIGYTEELMGRGMDVDDFAPRLSFMFNCHNDFFEEICKLRAARRLWARIMRERFGARNPLSWLLRFHVQTAGSSLTAQQPINNVIRTTIQALAAVLGGTNSLHTNSMDECYCLPSEYAARTALRTQQIIAYESGVANTVDPLAGSYFVEKLTDDIEAEAEDILRQIDDMGGMVAALEAGWVQREVVKASNEYHRKLKAGEIAVVGVNMFQDSEDEEVPIEILRIDPAHERHQVEMLRQVKERRDGEALRRALERMKEDAAAHRNIVPSCMEAVKAYATLEEMRNALQEALGAGKESKDAFIC, from the coding sequence ATGTTCATGGAAGACGAGCTTGAGGCCATCCGCAAGACCCGCGAGGAGTGGGAACTCACCGTGCTCGGTCCCATCATGGAGAGATGGCCCGAGCGCAAAGAGGAATTCAGGACCCAGTCGGGTCATCCCGTGCAGAGGGTCTACACCCCGGAGGACATCGCGGGCAAGAGCTACGTGCGGGACATCAGTTTTCCGGGCTGGTACCCATTCACCCGCGGGGTGTTCCCAACCGGGTACCGCGCCAACCTATGGACGCGGCGGCTGATCACCGGGCTGGCCACCCCCGAGGAGACCAATAAGCGCCTCAAATTCCTCATCGAGCAGGGCCAGACGGGACTGAACATCATCTACGACAACCCCACCACCAACCTGCTGGACTCCGACAATCCCCTGTGCGAGGGGGAGGTGGGCAGGGACGGAGTCCCCACCTGCACCCTGCGGGACATGGAGGTGATCATGGACGGCATCGATATGGAGAAGGTGTCCACCTCCATCATCCACTCCGGGCCCTTCATCCTCTCCATGTACCTCGCCCTCGCCGAGAAGAGGGGGGTCCCCTTCGATCGCCTGCGGGGCACGCTGCAGAACGACGTCCTCTCGCAGTACTACACGGTGAACATGTCCGTGGTGAGCCTGCGTGACGGCTTCCGGCTTTCGGCCGACGTGGTGGAGTACTGCCGCAAGCACGTGCCGCGCTGGAACCCCATCAGCTTCGTGGGCTACCAGATACGCGAGGCGGGGAGCACGGCGGCGCAGGAGATCGCCTTCGCCATCGGCAGCGCCATCGGGTACACGGAGGAGCTGATGGGCCGGGGCATGGACGTGGACGACTTCGCGCCCCGCCTCTCCTTCATGTTCAACTGCCACAACGACTTCTTCGAGGAGATATGCAAGCTGCGGGCGGCGCGGCGGCTGTGGGCGCGCATCATGAGGGAGCGCTTCGGGGCCAGGAACCCCCTCTCGTGGCTGCTGCGCTTCCACGTGCAGACGGCGGGGAGCTCACTCACCGCCCAGCAGCCCATCAACAACGTCATCCGCACCACCATCCAGGCCCTGGCGGCGGTGTTGGGCGGGACCAACTCCCTGCACACCAACTCCATGGACGAGTGTTACTGCCTGCCCTCGGAATACGCCGCGCGCACCGCCCTGCGCACCCAGCAGATCATCGCCTACGAGAGCGGGGTGGCCAACACCGTGGATCCCCTGGCGGGCTCCTATTTCGTGGAGAAGCTCACCGACGACATCGAGGCGGAGGCGGAGGATATCCTGCGCCAGATCGACGACATGGGCGGCATGGTGGCGGCGCTGGAGGCGGGTTGGGTGCAGCGGGAGGTGGTGAAGGCCTCCAACGAGTACCACCGCAAATTGAAAGCGGGGGAGATCGCCGTGGTGGGGGTGAACATGTTCCAGGACAGCGAGGACGAGGAGGTCCCCATCGAGATCCTGCGCATCGATCCCGCCCACGAGAGGCACCAGGTGGAGATGCTGCGACAGGTAAAGGAGCGCCGCGACGGGGAAGCTCTGCGGAGGGCGCTGGAGAGGATGAAAGAGGACGCCGCCGCCCACCGCAACATCGTGCCCTCGTGCATGGAGGCGGTGAAGGCCTACGCCACCCTGGAGGAGATGCGCAACGCCCTGCAGGAGGCCCTGGGCGCCGGCAAGGAGAGCAAGGACGCCTTCATCTGCTGA
- a CDS encoding cobalamin B12-binding domain-containing protein gives MEGKPIRVLLAKAGLDGHNRGIQLVGKALRDAGMEVLYGGLRITPQEVVEMSIQEDVDVVGISIFSGGLMTIIPKIFHALQDNDATRHIPMIVGGILPPRDAETLKAMGIKEVFGPGSDLEDIVACIRELAAEGARKERAASG, from the coding sequence ATGGAGGGAAAACCGATCAGGGTACTGCTGGCCAAGGCGGGGCTGGACGGCCACAACCGCGGTATCCAGCTGGTGGGCAAAGCGCTGCGGGATGCCGGCATGGAGGTGCTCTACGGCGGCCTGCGCATCACCCCGCAGGAGGTGGTGGAGATGTCCATCCAGGAGGACGTGGACGTGGTGGGCATCAGCATCTTCTCTGGCGGGCTCATGACCATCATACCCAAGATATTCCATGCCCTGCAGGACAACGATGCCACCCGCCACATCCCCATGATCGTGGGAGGGATCCTGCCTCCCCGCGATGCGGAGACCCTCAAGGCCATGGGGATAAAGGAGGTCTTCGGCCCCGGCAGCGACCTCGAGGACATCGTCGCCTGCATCCGGGAGCTGGCGGCCGAGGGCGCGAGGAAGGAGAGGGCGGCCTCGGGTTGA
- a CDS encoding alpha/beta fold hydrolase has protein sequence MKHTPGVKPVIFAAAACAAAAASWRWRSRVMPRRDPAQRRFRDFTLTTSDGVRIAARHIEGAGGAALIVAHPAVTGQRYAPLVDFAEAAAEHFDVFTFDFRGHGGSGGRLEMNLGGPLEDLRAVVHEVRGRGYEWVGAVGFSLGGMAAFLLASLDGDLDAVVTVGAPPALPDITPYRRLLPLWSLFLRFLGARFRAVNEGGPLPLEAAACFPAVPLLVVHAENEAFYSRCDLDAMLGILGNKAEFMLVEGAGHTELAGREGEVLEWLVARSPRGIRAGGWGSARGAR, from the coding sequence ATGAAGCATACTCCCGGGGTCAAGCCGGTCATCTTCGCCGCCGCCGCCTGCGCCGCGGCAGCGGCTTCGTGGCGCTGGAGGTCCAGGGTGATGCCGAGGCGAGACCCCGCGCAGCGCCGCTTCCGGGATTTCACCCTCACCACCTCCGACGGAGTGAGGATCGCCGCCAGGCACATCGAGGGCGCGGGAGGAGCGGCGCTCATCGTCGCCCACCCCGCGGTGACCGGGCAGCGCTACGCGCCCCTGGTGGATTTCGCGGAGGCCGCAGCGGAACATTTCGACGTCTTCACCTTCGATTTCCGCGGCCACGGGGGCAGCGGGGGGCGGCTGGAGATGAACCTCGGCGGCCCGCTGGAGGACCTGCGCGCGGTGGTACACGAGGTGCGCGGACGGGGATACGAGTGGGTCGGGGCGGTGGGGTTCTCCCTGGGGGGCATGGCGGCCTTTCTCCTCGCCTCCCTGGACGGGGACCTGGACGCGGTGGTGACGGTGGGCGCTCCGCCCGCGCTTCCGGACATCACCCCCTACCGCCGCTTGCTGCCGCTGTGGTCGCTGTTCCTGCGCTTCCTGGGGGCACGGTTCAGGGCCGTGAACGAGGGAGGCCCCCTCCCCCTGGAGGCGGCGGCGTGCTTCCCCGCCGTCCCCCTGCTGGTGGTGCACGCCGAGAACGAGGCCTTCTACTCCCGATGCGACCTCGATGCCATGCTGGGAATACTTGGCAACAAGGCCGAGTTCATGCTCGTGGAGGGGGCCGGCCACACCGAGCTGGCGGGCAGGGAGGGGGAGGTGCTGGAATGGCTGGTGGCAAGGTCGCCCCGTGGGATCCGTGCGGGAGGGTGGGGAAGCGCGAGAGGCGCGAGGTGA
- a CDS encoding mannose-6-phosphate isomerase, with translation MLIDKPWGSIKAYAVNQPCTVKLITVEAGQETSLHYHKLRDDMWIILDDGLEVTIGDRVFLPREGEEFMVPAMGLHKIRSLGGRGRVLEIDIGFTSEDDNYRLKDVYGRKLEEKDEEGI, from the coding sequence ATGCTGATCGACAAGCCGTGGGGGAGCATCAAGGCGTACGCCGTGAACCAGCCCTGCACCGTGAAGCTGATAACCGTGGAGGCGGGGCAGGAGACCAGCCTGCACTACCACAAGCTGCGCGACGACATGTGGATAATCCTGGATGACGGCCTGGAGGTCACCATCGGCGACAGGGTCTTCCTGCCCCGCGAGGGAGAGGAGTTCATGGTGCCCGCCATGGGCCTGCACAAGATCAGGTCGCTGGGAGGGCGGGGAAGGGTGCTGGAGATAGATATCGGTTTCACCAGCGAGGACGACAACTATCGCCTCAAGGACGTATACGGACGCAAGCTGGAGGAAAAGGACGAAGAGGGAATCTGA
- a CDS encoding ATP phosphoribosyltransferase: MLKLVIPKGSLENTTLEILRDADLAVRRSGDREYHAAIDDPRIEQVRILRPQEIPKYVEDGFFDLGITGYDWIRESRAQVEEVADLPYTKTAVGTVVRVVLAVAGDSPYREPRDLPDGVRVSTEYPNLVADYFRELGIKANIYLSYGATEAKVPEMADAVVELTETGGTLRKHGLRIIDTVLESTTRLIANRESYAEPRKRELMEELRLLILGALNARGKVLIKFNVAEKDLEEVVRALPSLKAPTLSRLHGEGYYAVESVVEKKGINLLIPELVKKGAEDIIELPISKIIA, translated from the coding sequence ATGCTCAAACTGGTCATCCCCAAAGGCAGCCTGGAGAACACCACCCTGGAGATACTGCGCGACGCCGACCTCGCGGTGCGCAGGAGCGGAGACCGCGAGTACCACGCCGCCATCGACGACCCCCGTATCGAGCAGGTGAGGATCCTGCGCCCCCAGGAGATCCCCAAGTACGTGGAGGACGGTTTCTTCGACCTGGGCATCACCGGATACGACTGGATAAGGGAGTCGAGGGCGCAGGTGGAGGAGGTGGCGGATCTGCCCTACACCAAGACGGCGGTGGGGACGGTGGTGCGGGTGGTGTTAGCGGTGGCGGGAGACTCTCCTTACCGAGAGCCCAGAGACCTGCCCGACGGCGTGCGGGTATCCACCGAGTACCCCAACCTGGTGGCGGATTACTTCCGGGAGCTGGGGATCAAGGCCAACATCTATCTCTCCTACGGCGCCACCGAGGCTAAGGTCCCCGAGATGGCGGACGCGGTGGTGGAGCTGACCGAGACCGGAGGCACCCTGCGCAAGCACGGGCTGCGCATCATCGACACGGTGCTGGAGTCCACCACGCGCCTGATCGCCAACCGCGAGAGCTACGCCGAACCCCGGAAGCGAGAGCTCATGGAGGAGCTGCGCCTGCTCATCCTGGGAGCGCTCAACGCCCGCGGCAAGGTGCTCATAAAGTTCAACGTGGCGGAGAAGGACCTGGAGGAGGTGGTGAGAGCGCTCCCCTCCCTCAAGGCGCCCACCCTTTCCAGGCTGCACGGCGAGGGCTATTACGCCGTGGAGAGCGTGGTGGAGAAGAAGGGCATCAACCTCCTCATCCCGGAGCTGGTGAAAAAGGGCGCCGAGGACATCATCGAGCTGCCCATCTCCAAGATAATCGCCTGA
- a CDS encoding diguanylate cyclase, with protein MAALQERADLLLERWKQELQRLPLPAHVQVTGGEAGERMEKLAVSLVAVVDDEDFTRQFEPGGESYVIAEELGRQRRQQGYSIEELVQEHVIMRNEFWNLFREQVDLKYVVDFQLEKRVNSCFDLLLQAAASAYHYEHSREIMENPLRDRDTGIYNKNYFHGRMIEELRRSVRYAHDITLVLFEIGNYASVLEAEGSERTRELLRSVASALVRMTRDCDVVARLGEGSFAVLLPETGWRGGKVMSERLCRYFQSELRESAAGMPLEFFWGLASFPEEVRFPEKLYACAVEAMRQARDLPAGEIAVYRGTESSGGS; from the coding sequence ATGGCGGCGCTGCAGGAAAGGGCGGACCTGCTCCTGGAGCGGTGGAAGCAGGAACTGCAACGCCTTCCCCTGCCGGCGCACGTGCAGGTGACCGGGGGAGAGGCGGGCGAGAGGATGGAGAAGCTGGCGGTCTCGCTGGTGGCCGTGGTGGACGACGAGGATTTCACGCGCCAGTTCGAGCCCGGCGGAGAGAGTTACGTCATCGCGGAGGAACTGGGCAGGCAGCGCAGGCAACAGGGCTACTCCATCGAGGAGCTGGTGCAGGAACACGTGATCATGCGCAACGAGTTCTGGAACCTCTTCCGGGAGCAGGTGGACCTGAAGTACGTGGTGGATTTCCAGCTCGAGAAGCGCGTCAACTCCTGCTTCGACCTGCTGCTGCAGGCCGCCGCCTCCGCCTACCATTACGAACACTCCAGGGAGATAATGGAAAACCCACTGCGGGACCGCGACACAGGTATATACAACAAGAACTATTTCCACGGCCGCATGATCGAGGAGTTGCGGCGTTCGGTGCGCTACGCGCACGACATCACCCTGGTCCTCTTCGAGATCGGCAATTATGCCTCCGTGCTGGAGGCGGAGGGCTCGGAGAGGACGCGGGAGCTCCTGCGCTCCGTGGCCTCCGCCCTGGTGCGCATGACCAGGGACTGCGACGTGGTGGCCAGGTTGGGGGAGGGGAGCTTCGCGGTGCTCCTCCCCGAGACGGGGTGGCGCGGGGGCAAGGTGATGTCCGAGCGCCTGTGCCGGTACTTCCAGAGCGAGCTGAGGGAGTCCGCTGCCGGCATGCCGCTGGAGTTCTTCTGGGGCTTGGCGTCCTTCCCCGAGGAGGTGCGTTTCCCTGAAAAGCTCTATGCCTGCGCCGTGGAGGCCATGAGGCAGGCCCGCGACCTTCCCGCGGGAGAGATAGCGGTATACCGTGGGACGGAGAGCAGCGGAGGGTCATGA
- a CDS encoding metallophosphoesterase family protein → MAVKLIADPHGRFEDLPREVGSGDTLIILGDVLDLIDWADISGILPEVVGKDALVGKLMAAAAAGPRAAVELRDELLRPDGDYFALLEERVRESYRRFTATLSRMDCRTYVIYGNGDIPGALAAALDGAGNAVLAPERAEIEGQRFGFVHGALYSPFMMPAEMDDEAYGRRLRELGPVDVLCTHIPPRVEEAVFDVVAGRPVEGSASLLAYVEEHQPAFLYHGHVHQPARRELRIGRTRVVNVGYYKRQGYVHLHRA, encoded by the coding sequence TTGGCGGTAAAACTGATTGCCGATCCCCACGGCCGTTTCGAGGACCTCCCCCGGGAGGTTGGCTCCGGGGACACCCTCATCATCCTCGGAGACGTGCTCGACCTCATCGACTGGGCGGACATCAGCGGCATCCTCCCCGAGGTGGTGGGCAAGGATGCGCTGGTGGGGAAGCTCATGGCCGCGGCGGCCGCGGGGCCCCGGGCGGCGGTGGAGCTACGCGACGAGCTCCTGCGGCCGGACGGCGATTACTTCGCGCTCCTGGAGGAGCGCGTCCGGGAATCCTACCGCAGGTTCACCGCGACCCTGAGCCGCATGGATTGCAGAACCTACGTCATCTACGGCAACGGGGACATCCCCGGCGCGCTGGCCGCGGCCCTCGACGGCGCCGGGAACGCGGTGCTGGCTCCGGAGAGGGCGGAGATAGAGGGCCAGCGTTTCGGCTTCGTGCATGGCGCCCTCTACTCGCCGTTCATGATGCCCGCGGAGATGGACGACGAGGCCTACGGCAGGCGCCTGCGGGAGCTGGGGCCCGTGGACGTGCTGTGCACGCACATCCCCCCACGCGTGGAGGAGGCGGTGTTCGACGTGGTGGCGGGGCGGCCGGTGGAGGGGAGCGCGAGCCTGCTCGCCTACGTGGAGGAGCACCAGCCCGCATTCCTCTACCACGGACACGTACACCAGCCGGCCCGGCGCGAGCTGCGCATAGGCAGGACGCGGGTCGTCAACGTCGGGTACTATAAGCGTCAGGGCTACGTCCACCTGCACCGGGCATAG
- a CDS encoding histidinol-phosphate transaminase → MREEVRGLPVYSPGKSPEEAAREYGVTDCVKMASNENPLGPSPLAVEAAKAALSMAHVYPDGDCTRLRAALSRRLGIPDSCILVGHGADEIFDLLAYAFLGRDDEVVVGDPTFSSYELAALTMGARVRKVPLRDYRQDVPAMLDAMGARTRMAVLCSPLNPTGTTVSRAELEEMLECLPRDVLLVLDEAYVEYVTDPGHPDALGYFFGNPRLVITRTFSKAYGLAGLRVGYAVCDPTVREALEKVKLPFNVNRIAQEAALAALEDEEHVRRSREANERGKERLYRLFDELGMAYVPTQANFILVENGPYPDLFLRLLRRGVIVRDGGALGVPGHVRITIGDEAQNDRLEKALREIAEGG, encoded by the coding sequence ATGAGGGAGGAGGTGCGCGGCCTCCCGGTTTACAGTCCGGGCAAGTCCCCGGAGGAGGCGGCGCGGGAATACGGGGTGACGGACTGCGTGAAGATGGCTTCCAACGAGAACCCCCTGGGACCCTCGCCCCTGGCGGTGGAGGCGGCGAAGGCCGCGCTGTCCATGGCCCATGTATATCCCGACGGCGACTGCACGCGGCTGCGCGCGGCCCTCTCCCGGCGGCTGGGGATCCCGGATAGCTGCATCCTGGTGGGCCACGGCGCGGACGAGATCTTCGACCTCCTGGCCTACGCCTTCCTGGGACGGGACGACGAGGTGGTGGTGGGCGACCCCACCTTCAGCTCCTACGAGCTGGCGGCGCTGACCATGGGGGCGAGGGTGCGCAAGGTGCCCCTGCGCGACTACCGCCAGGACGTCCCGGCCATGCTCGACGCCATGGGCGCGCGCACCCGCATGGCCGTGCTCTGCTCCCCTCTCAACCCCACCGGGACCACGGTCAGCAGGGCGGAGCTGGAGGAGATGCTGGAATGCCTGCCCCGCGACGTGCTCCTGGTGTTGGACGAGGCCTACGTGGAATACGTCACCGATCCCGGGCACCCGGATGCGCTGGGATATTTTTTCGGTAATCCGCGGCTGGTGATCACCCGCACCTTCTCCAAGGCTTACGGGCTGGCAGGCCTGCGCGTGGGCTATGCCGTCTGCGACCCCACGGTGAGGGAGGCGCTGGAGAAGGTGAAGCTGCCCTTCAACGTGAACCGCATCGCCCAGGAAGCGGCCCTGGCAGCCCTGGAGGACGAAGAACACGTGCGCAGGTCGCGCGAGGCCAACGAGCGAGGGAAGGAGAGGCTCTACCGCCTCTTCGACGAGCTGGGCATGGCCTACGTCCCCACCCAGGCCAATTTCATCCTGGTGGAGAACGGGCCCTACCCGGACCTCTTCCTGCGCCTGCTGCGGCGCGGGGTCATCGTGCGGGACGGGGGCGCCCTGGGGGTGCCCGGCCACGTGCGCATCACCATCGGCGACGAGGCGCAGAACGACCGCCTGGAGAAGGCCCTGCGCGAGATCGCGGAGGGGGGTTAG
- a CDS encoding glycosyltransferase, with translation MGESRSVLDPEVIRRCQDIGCADILVGIPSFRNADTIAHVVRTAAEGMVRYFPGLRPVIVNSDGGSTDDTVRVVLDTPVPPEVEKIVTPYKGLPGKGSAFNAIFEVASRLRARICVVVDSDLRSITPEWIRLLGEPVWKNSYGFVAPYYIRHKYDGTITNCLAYPLTQALYGRRIRQPIGGDFGFTGSLALLYSHMDVWKSDIAKFGIDIWMTTTAITEGFRICQSAMGVKIHNVKDPGSDLGSMFRQVASTIFYLMGVHEVKWMQVKGSTATRVFGDPRYIEPEAMEVNVENLIDHFQSGFEGYQELWEDVLEPSNMMEVSFARMAEKEEDFTFPDKLWAKIVYDFAVAYNFDCEVSRRELVDSLVPLYCARTADSAIRTRNMTSMEAEYFVQRQAEEFEWFKPYLVEKWLRAKALAGGAPIDSLPVSG, from the coding sequence ATGGGAGAGTCGCGCAGCGTACTGGACCCCGAGGTCATACGCCGCTGCCAGGACATAGGTTGCGCGGATATCCTGGTGGGCATACCGAGCTTCCGCAACGCCGACACCATCGCCCACGTGGTGCGCACCGCAGCCGAGGGCATGGTGAGGTACTTCCCGGGCTTGCGGCCGGTGATCGTGAACTCCGACGGGGGCTCCACCGACGACACCGTGCGGGTGGTCCTGGACACCCCGGTCCCACCGGAGGTGGAGAAGATCGTCACCCCCTACAAGGGGCTGCCCGGCAAGGGCTCGGCCTTCAACGCCATCTTCGAGGTCGCTTCCCGGCTCCGGGCGCGCATCTGCGTGGTGGTGGACTCCGACCTGCGCAGCATCACCCCGGAGTGGATCCGACTGCTGGGAGAGCCGGTGTGGAAGAACAGCTACGGCTTCGTGGCCCCTTACTACATACGCCACAAGTACGACGGCACCATCACCAACTGCCTGGCCTACCCCCTGACCCAGGCCCTCTACGGAAGGCGCATCCGCCAGCCCATCGGGGGAGACTTCGGCTTCACCGGCTCCCTGGCCCTGCTCTACTCGCACATGGACGTGTGGAAGTCGGACATCGCCAAGTTCGGCATCGACATCTGGATGACCACCACCGCCATCACCGAGGGTTTCCGCATCTGCCAGTCGGCTATGGGGGTCAAGATACACAACGTGAAGGACCCCGGAAGCGACCTCGGCTCCATGTTCAGGCAGGTGGCCTCCACCATCTTCTACCTCATGGGGGTGCACGAGGTGAAATGGATGCAGGTGAAGGGGTCCACGGCTACGCGCGTCTTCGGGGACCCGCGCTACATCGAGCCAGAGGCCATGGAGGTGAACGTGGAGAACCTCATCGACCACTTCCAGAGCGGTTTCGAGGGATACCAGGAGCTGTGGGAGGATGTGCTGGAGCCGTCCAACATGATGGAGGTCTCTTTCGCGAGGATGGCGGAGAAAGAGGAAGATTTTACCTTTCCGGACAAGTTGTGGGCGAAGATCGTCTATGACTTCGCGGTGGCCTACAACTTCGACTGCGAGGTATCGAGGCGGGAACTCGTCGACTCCCTCGTGCCCCTGTACTGCGCGCGCACCGCCGACAGCGCCATCCGCACGCGCAACATGACCAGCATGGAGGCGGAGTATTTTGTGCAGCGCCAGGCGGAGGAGTTCGAGTGGTTCAAGCCCTACTTGGTGGAGAAGTGGTTGAGGGCCAAGGCCCTGGCCGGGGGAGCACCCATTGACAGCCTCCCCGTCAGCGGCTGA
- the mraZ gene encoding division/cell wall cluster transcriptional repressor MraZ, translating to MAASGGERGLSRRPGERKREEMMFFGSFEHALDDKGRIIMPSRFRARLAEGVVMARWIEQCVAVFPRGEFEKMAERIQALPEGSAEKREFVRVLFGHAFEAVPDRQGRITIPPKLREVAGLDREVEVVGMMNRVEIWDRRRWQESTQGGLERFEQTAEKLSEMGF from the coding sequence GTGGCGGCATCCGGGGGAGAGAGGGGGCTCTCGCGAAGGCCGGGGGAGCGGAAGAGGGAAGAGATGATGTTCTTCGGGTCCTTCGAACACGCGCTTGACGACAAGGGGCGCATCATCATGCCCTCCAGGTTCCGCGCCCGGCTCGCGGAGGGAGTGGTCATGGCGCGCTGGATTGAGCAGTGCGTGGCGGTGTTCCCCCGCGGCGAGTTCGAGAAGATGGCGGAGCGCATCCAGGCCCTGCCCGAGGGAAGCGCCGAGAAGCGCGAGTTCGTGCGCGTGCTCTTCGGCCATGCCTTCGAGGCCGTTCCCGACCGCCAGGGGAGGATCACCATCCCCCCCAAGCTGAGGGAGGTGGCGGGGCTCGACCGCGAGGTCGAGGTGGTGGGGATGATGAACCGCGTGGAGATATGGGACCGCCGACGCTGGCAGGAATCCACCCAGGGAGGACTGGAGCGTTTCGAGCAGACGGCGGAGAAACTTTCGGAGATGGGATTTTGA
- the rsmH gene encoding 16S rRNA (cytosine(1402)-N(4))-methyltransferase RsmH produces MGEGDARHVPVMLSEVVDILRPRPGRVYVDATVGEGGHALALLEEMGGKGCLIGLDRDEAALSVARERLRPYAVSVLLVHADFSRLEEVLEEAGVEAPHGILFDLGVSSLQLEEAERGFSFRYPARLDMRMDRSRELDAWKVVNGYEERELARIIRAYGEERWAPRIARNIALARKRAPIDTTDRLAEIVRDSIPAAARRRGGHPARRTFQALRMEVNGELRELEAALPQAVRVLRDGGRMAVISYHSLEDRMVKRFLAARGSRCPCPPEGEGCRCGAREELRILTPGPLTPSQAEVSGNPRARSAKLRAAEKRKA; encoded by the coding sequence ATGGGCGAAGGTGATGCCAGGCATGTACCCGTCATGCTCTCGGAGGTCGTGGACATACTGCGCCCCCGACCGGGCAGGGTGTACGTGGACGCCACGGTGGGAGAGGGCGGGCATGCCCTGGCTCTGCTGGAAGAAATGGGGGGGAAGGGTTGCCTGATCGGGCTGGACAGGGACGAAGCGGCGCTGAGCGTGGCGCGGGAACGCCTGCGGCCCTACGCGGTCAGCGTGCTCCTGGTGCACGCGGACTTCTCGCGGCTGGAGGAAGTGCTGGAGGAGGCGGGCGTGGAGGCGCCACACGGCATCCTCTTCGATCTCGGGGTATCCTCGCTGCAACTGGAGGAGGCGGAGAGGGGGTTCTCTTTCCGCTACCCGGCGCGACTGGACATGCGCATGGACCGCAGCCGGGAACTCGACGCCTGGAAGGTGGTGAACGGCTATGAGGAGAGAGAGCTGGCGCGCATTATCCGCGCATACGGCGAGGAGCGTTGGGCTCCCCGTATCGCTCGGAACATCGCTCTCGCGAGAAAGCGCGCGCCCATCGACACCACGGATCGACTTGCTGAGATTGTGAGGGATTCCATCCCCGCGGCGGCGCGCCGCAGGGGAGGACATCCCGCGAGGAGGACCTTTCAGGCCCTGCGTATGGAGGTGAACGGGGAGTTGCGCGAGCTCGAGGCGGCCCTGCCGCAGGCGGTTAGGGTCCTGCGGGACGGGGGACGGATGGCGGTCATCTCCTACCATTCCCTGGAGGACCGGATGGTGAAGCGGTTCCTCGCCGCGCGCGGCTCGCGCTGTCCGTGTCCTCCCGAAGGGGAGGGCTGCCGCTGCGGGGCCCGGGAGGAACTGCGCATACTGACCCCAGGACCCCTCACTCCGTCACAGGCAGAGGTGTCCGGGAACCCCAGGGCCCGCAGCGCCAAGCTGCGGGCGGCGGAGAAGAGGAAGGCTTGA
- a CDS encoding cell division protein FtsL — protein MSLAVEWRYPSEAAEREARPRPREAAERPRRGEAERRRTRLVFACFSCVAAFVCGLLLLSVFLHVMVVQDEVRTRELEKRIELERRRQESLRVEIASLEAPRRIERIAVEELKMERVSGAVYLETPAFRTARKDGGRSEGVGEGMVSDASSGGGL, from the coding sequence ATGTCCCTGGCCGTGGAGTGGAGATATCCCTCCGAGGCGGCGGAGCGGGAAGCGAGGCCGAGGCCGCGCGAGGCGGCGGAGCGCCCCCGCCGCGGAGAGGCCGAGAGGCGCCGCACGCGCCTCGTATTCGCATGCTTCTCCTGCGTGGCTGCCTTCGTCTGCGGCCTGCTGCTGCTCTCGGTGTTCCTGCACGTCATGGTGGTGCAGGACGAGGTGAGGACCAGGGAGCTGGAGAAAAGGATAGAGCTGGAGAGGCGCCGGCAGGAGTCGCTGCGGGTGGAGATAGCCTCACTGGAGGCGCCGAGGAGGATAGAGCGCATCGCGGTGGAGGAGCTGAAGATGGAACGGGTCTCCGGCGCCGTGTACCTAGAGACGCCCGCTTTCCGGACGGCCAGGAAGGACGGCGGGAGATCGGAAGGCGTCGGGGAGGGGATGGTGAGCGACGCCTCTTCGGGAGGAGGTCTGTAG